From Juglans regia cultivar Chandler chromosome 9, Walnut 2.0, whole genome shotgun sequence:
TCTTCATGCCTGTTAATGACATGGTTGAAGCATAAATAACGACCGTGGGACGAGATGTTTTCGAAGACACAAATGTGGGCATCCACCAAAAAATCAAGATCAACGGTCACAAACACCCCGTCTTCGTACATCTCAGCCGTACCTTTCAAATACGGGTGAGTAATGGACAAATCAGGACCGCCCATCAACAACCCAGTATTGAGGGATACCATATTCACTCCTCTGTCCATTGCCAAGGCCCACGCTGTCTTCTCCGCCACCGTTTTTGACAGTCCGTGCCACAACTgttcatggttttttttttttttttaaattttaataatcaataattaatttgatatttcgAGAAGCAATTTATATCTATTAATTGTCTacaagattttttattattttgagaaaataaatccatctagctatttgaaacttgttaaaagttgagaataataaaaaaatttctaaataaatcgAATTTGACATACCTTGAATTTACGACACAAATTGACGTCACTCCAGTGTCTCTCTTCTAGATCAGATGCCATGGATTTACGATCGTCTCTCCAAACGACGGCGGTCGCGGAGGATGTGAAAACCACTTTCTCAATCGATTCCGTTTGTGCACAAGCTTCTAGCACATTGTGTGCTGCCCTTACCTCCACTTCCACCATATATTCCTGCACCCCCCAACAAAATAATGGATTTTAGATGCAAGACtttttttctcaagaatttaaTATATGGtatgaaatcaaatcaatttataaatttatttttattgattacaaaatttctataaaaatacaaaaagagtttGGTGGACTTGGCCAAGTCAGGTTACCTGGTGCTCGGTCTTGGGTTTTACGTACATGTTATGCTACTAGATGGGCCggtgggataaaatttattgtaaCATGGAGTACGAGCTAGGTGGCTAGTATTCGATCGAAGAACGAAAGGAGCTAGCAAATTGAAGAAGAGAATAATTGAgaacttaataaataattacatcATACGCAGGTTGGTCTTGTGGTGGCTCAAACGCGTAGAACAAGCCAGAGCAGCCTTTCAAAGCATCGATTATGCTCTGATAGTCGAAAGGATCTGAACGGAAAATCTTCAGCTTCGTGTTATCACAACAAAGCCTATTCAACTGCGATTCATCTGATGAAGAATTAAACACGAACCCAGGCGGCCAGTATAAGagaaaagaattaaatatatatcagAAGACTAATTAGCAAAAGATATGGGGTTTGAGATAGCAAATTAACCATGGTGTTGAACCGTAGCGTGGATAGTATAGCCTCTCTGGAGAAGGCGCTGGACCAGGGTAGAGCCCAGCCGCCCTGAGGCGTTCATAACGCAAACTGTACTGTTTGACGTCTGCTGAAAAGAAGCTGGCGCCATTTGTGGCGTGAGATCAGACAGTACAGatagagagaaaacaaaacGTATGGGGCTTTTATAAGAGCAAAGTCACAAGAAAACTGAGCACATATGTATATAATTGTTGTTGGACTCGTGGATGGGCAGAGACCGGCAGAGATGTGGGGGGGAAAGATCAGTGGCTGGCATTCAAAGAGCGTGGTGAGTAGATGGGTTGGCAAATGGCAAGTGTACATATGtgatctttattattattagtagaaggaagaagaagaagaagagggctgattgagagagagagagagagtaggtgCATGAACATGAAATGTTGTTCGGTGGGAACGTGTGTTTCCTGATGACCAGCTACTCAGCCACACATTAGCACACCTACTTAATTACCACCACTAGAAGAACGTCAGATTTTTCTGTGCAAGGTTGATGAACAAAAGCTCGTGTACCGCGACGCCTacaatcaaataattttttttttttagagcctacaataaaataattacgtgaTCATTCAAATTTTATGTTCATTCCTAGTTCTTGATAACCTGAATGCATGTTGTATGTCGTCGAAGATTGAGGAGCTAGCTTTATTATTAGTTATTGtctattttactattaatagtaatgaaatagacaataaataataataaaatagtttgaattatgatattttattaaattttgaaaaagaagatagaaaaagttaaataaaaatattataaagttaaaaaattatttaaatattatttttttaatattatttttagagctGTAATCAAGCTAAGCCGAGCAGAGCAAAGACAACCTTTGGCTTGCCAAACTCGGTTCGAATCAAAATACTCTAAATcgaactcaaaatttttatttattttttgtttgagttcGACTCGGTAagttaaattttcaacttaagCTCatcttgaattgtttatttttttaataaactttaataattaataaattagatagataaaaaaatataatattgaatttgtacaactaacaaatataacatttattgaattataagatttaaaaaattttataaataattaatatataactagtttatatttatccataataataatatattataaaactacagaaattattaatacatacacataatatgatagaatatatctatttcatatatgattcctatttactagtatataaaattattaaatcttatcgattaattattgtacaaattataaaatatagctatgaAGTATATCAATATATCTACATAAGTAATTAGggtacatattatatatttaattataaaagtgatatgcttatattattaggtaatacatatatatgtatatatacatatgtgtatgtatatatttatcaatatattaatgaactttaattgagttgagttaataAGTcaactcgagcataaacgagcggaTCTTAACAAACTttagtcgagtcgagtcgagttttgtcgggtatgtgtcatttactaattgaGCGAGTATATGCTTTCACCGATGagttttttcacgagtcgagttcaattcgagtttaaccgagcgGACTATCGAatagactggttca
This genomic window contains:
- the LOC108982012 gene encoding cinnamoyl-CoA reductase-like SNL6; protein product: MAPASFQQTSNSTVCVMNASGRLGSTLVQRLLQRGYTIHATVQHHDESQLNRLCCDNTKLKIFRSDPFDYQSIIDALKGCSGLFYAFEPPQDQPAYDEYMVEVEVRAAHNVLEACAQTESIEKVVFTSSATAVVWRDDRKSMASDLEERHWSDVNLCRKFKLWHGLSKTVAEKTAWALAMDRGVNMVSLNTGLLMGGPDLSITHPYLKGTAEMYEDGVFVTVDLDFLVDAHICVFENISSHGRYLCFNHVINRHEDALKLAHMLAYPSAPPALPQSHEQVMRIIQQRISNKKLNQLMVDFESCGSQVD